CCATAGACACAGTTAGTGCGCATATATCGACTGAGGGCTTGGATTTAAGCAGGTTGTCTTTAACTGAAAGattaatctttttaatgtttgtgGACTTAAAGGACATCGTCGGAATAGAGGCTTGATAAGAGAGCTTACCGTATATTCAAACTACGCTTCATagcaaatcaatatttttttctatataatgaaTATGATACATTTAGCAATAAAACAGttataataatacttattaatATTACAACATATTCAATGTTGATTGAACACTCATGTAACTTTTGTATTGAAAGTAATGATTAAATATCACAGTATCCGGTGACGTTTTGTGGtctaagtagcaaaaaaaatataaaaatataaaataaaactgccATAAATCACTAACCAGTAAAACAATCCATCGAAATTTTATCTTGAGTTTGGTTTTGCCATTTACACGTtactacatttaaatatttttcattctaCAGGTGTTTTTATTGTCGCactataaagttaaaattttacttgattagaacatttaaattagattatttTCTGCGGACAAAATTAacagatttcaaaatttgcatcactgGACACCTTGATGTGTACAAACCAAATAAGTGGCGCACTTAGGTCAGCCTGGTTAACATTATATGGATTCGAGCTAACCGTGTCAATATAACCGATTAATATATAGGGTCGTTTAGTCGCCTGATAAACAAGTTTAAttcgttttagaaaaaattgtttgacacagaatctactttttttttaaatcaaggtGATTTTTACAATACTTTTGCGGAAAAGAATTGCGAGTGTACTGTAAGgaagggtcagggttagggcgGGCGGTAAGGGTCAGGGCGGTAAGGAAGGGTCAAGGAAACACGCATACTAATGCGTGTTTCCTTACAGTACACTCGCAATTCTTTTAACGTTCTTTTGGATGATTCAAAATAAGGTattaagtttttagtaaaacgcAGATATAGAAAGTCATTATATTCTGATACTATTACAAATactaacaatagttttttaagtctgtgttttattaaaatttcaaaatctcgTTTTGAATCATCCTAAAGaacattcaattaaaaatttaataatatctaTATTAAATGAGTCTAcataaatgtaattttcaaaCAGCAATTGAGCAATACGTACAGACATGGAAAGTGACAAACAGTTAATAGTTGACAACACGCAACATCTTATCACtagataaaaataactattgtaaaaaaaatatcaatttattaaaaatttacttattaaataatttattaaattttattattcatagttacaacaaaaacattgaaattaataatttcatttaataaaaaaatagagttattatacttttgatatatatatatatatatatatatatatatatatatatatatatatatatatatatatatatatatatatatatatatatatatatatatatatacacacactaaaaaaaaaatcttacaaaatagcaacaacattttacaaaataacaacattacattaaaacaacattACAACAACATTAAATTGTGTCACGTGACACAATGTAATGTTGCTGTAAgcattttacaaaataacaacATTACATTGTGTCATGTACATGATAcaatataatgttattattttgtaaaatgttgttattttgcaaaaggttgttgttattttcgttattttttttttgtttgtacacaataataatgatattgataataataataataataataataataaaacatgaaaaatatacatttcactaaaatattaattatattgttgACTTATAAcaattgttgatttaaaaagttgtattcgttttttaaatatttatcatatttttcattaataccTAACTGGCACAATAAGCGTATAACCTAACAACAAAATTGTGCAAATTATGACTtgaaatgtataaaattatttcataatgaaaaatataacattatgtcagaataaaaaatatgaaattatttcaaGCAATGACAACagtttattgattaaaaaaactgaaattataTCGAAATGTCAGCATAGAAATAAATTCATTCTTTATCAATTTGATTCAGGGTAAAGTTAGACTAAGAcatcatgtaattatttttttgacatcaGATCACATTGCATTGAATCAGATTGCATTgcctaatttgtatttttaatggttttttaatttttctatttaaaaatatatggctGTTGATTGCTGCCAAGCATGAAACTCTGAGTaccaacaaaaatttatatcttttacattttacaagTTTGTAAATGAAAGAGTGCTACTAAGTAGAATTAAAATATGCACAAGGTTTTAAGGTTAATGGAAGATAAGGAGGATATTGGTCACTTTGGTGTACATATTTCTTTTCTATTTATCAAGCaaagcaaaatataattaaatttttttaagttcccatcataaagtttttacttattttaaagaaaaggatcaatttattttgttgtgatACCACTACTATATAGACTATCTTCTAAGGTTAAAAAGCTCCTAAACAAGATCcttagttaaaattaaactatacaTTTTGTATCAGAGCTGCCTTTTATAAGGAAAGATGCTTTGACCATGGCTTAGGAACTTCACTTCCCTCTAAGTATTATACAATCTTCAGATTATATGTTTACTGTTTTAAACTTAAGTAAAATCAATCATAAATCATCATTCAAAAgcatttatttcataaaaactcataattaatttttatatttttgtactgTATATTTACTATGTATTTACATGCTACCACATGTGTACTGCACATGCATTGAGCATGAATGTATTACATCATGTATTGGATGTAAATTTTTCTCTAATATATCTCTAGAATTTAAAAAGACAATggcaaaaacaataataaaaagcaaaaacattaaCAAGAAGGActataaaattgaaaagaactttttgtttgtttgtctaTATTTTGCTACTATTTtttagcatattatttttatctatatttgtcttatcacattttatttttatttttttatgtctaactaaaccttttttgttatttattttattcattacttttctatctagttttttaatatagaaaatattatcaTGTTTTCAACATCAACAACTGGAAAGATAGTTAcatggtttcaaaaaaataatttaaacaagttGTTTACAACGTTCAATGTTTTGAATGTAAAAGCAGTTGCGTATgtcttatttaaaagttttagctGCTTGTTTTTAtgtctttgttttttgttctaTATATAGTTTGCTGTGATGGTATAATTTAGACCAAAGGACGTACctgtaaaaaagaaatcaaagtttCCTACATCAAATTTAGTTACAAAACCAGAAACAGAGTTTTCAGATTTACCTATAGTTATAGTCAAAGCAACTTATAACAATACTTTATGTTATTTGACTGATCACAAAGGTAAGAATATTTATATGGTATAATTGgtgtaaacttttgttttataagctACATTATATGTTtgtaatattctttttatacaaaagcattatttttttaagttacacaTCGCAGTATTTAAATcctgtaattaaatttaaattaaaaggtataaataaattaaatggtATGGAAACAATTGTGAAAGATTATTGGCAACTTTGGGTTTGGGTTTTTTCATTATAATCTCAATGTCTTGATCAATCTGCTATgctatctaaaaaatattatgattgattttttattttttaggtataaCAGCAACTTGGACTTCAGCTGTGAgtctaaattatttgaataaataaataactggtAACTGTCAAGAACTACctaaattcattttaatatgtttaaccCCTCTTTTTGGCTTTGTCTATGAAACAAAATAGAAACCATCAATATAGTATGTATGCATTATGAGAGCAGATCTGTATAAATGTTGGGTATGCAAGGTCTGCTTTGTGCAACTGTCaggcttttaaaaaatgcattttttttctttggtattAAAGttcctttttaaatattgctataTCTTTCTACAACAAATACAAGATCTGGTctgtaaaatttttgattttatttataaactatattaggAAGTTTATATTGATATAGGgcaaagttttaacttttgtaaATGCATACTATACGGATGCCCAAAACCTTGTCtctatttgtattataattgctgtatttcctttttattaaatagtcttttttttcttatttaatattgtaatatgtATTTTACAGAAATTATGGAAATAGTAGAATTGCATTTAACTCCAAGcaactaaaaaattaactaattaaaacttgTTCTAAtacaaaagtttacaaattcaatgacaatttacaataaatttacaaatttaatgaaaaaaaataaactatgaatAACTAAAACTTGTTCTCACataaaagttaacaaattcAATGGTAATGTTTTTAACTTAGGTTGTTTGattccaaaaattttatatttaacttaacaTAAacatgaatctttttttttctttgattttggGACATCAGTATTGTAATACTTGAGAGCACATAATGAATACTGAATACTCATGGTTATATAATGAATACTGAATGCTCATGGGTACATAAAGAATACTCAGTACTTATTATGTACACAATCTAAGAAATAAGCTTTTGATTGTGCAGTTGAATGGGCAAATGGAGCATACTGTTCTAAATTCGGTTTATTTTGTAGATAATTTAAGTTTACAGTGTATGTAATAAAAGCTCAttatctttaatactttttaaactaatataaaattgtgGTTGCTGTTTCTTTACTATAACTAGtcgattttaaactttttaattttatttttttttaaacgtcttcatttctaacaaggctgcaaacaaccactagttagagttggaagttattggaaaagaaaagataaagattgttgagcaagataacaattgacagacgacttaaaagattgcaaattatatgaatcaggaaagcaatatgaaggaagtgaattctaAAGATCTGATGTTCTAGacaaaaactagacgaataagagtttttgaatcACTTAAGAACAGTcgcagaaaaaggatgagacttaattgaatggcgagtaacacaagtatgaattttagtagatggcacaagagatgctagctctttggagcagtgcccattatagtattttcagaaaagagaaagagaagcagcaTTAccacaatgtgataatggttggaggttggctggaagagcaggtccaactatgtttacaaagcatttttgcaccttgtctaaaagagaaaaaacatcattaaaagatccgccccagatatggcaacagaactccatacaaggccggatttgagatttacagagagagaatagaatctggaataagaaagtgtcgagctcgataaagagatgcaatttaagcaaatgctaattttgcaatggatttgatatatggttttcaagaaagattgaaagtaagagttaatcctagaagatgaaaggtagatgactcattgagtacattaccattcataaacaTAGGgagatctaaattattgtgataacgattggctgataaaattgagttttatctgaattaaagtttaccagccactgtgagccccatgctgtagcagaaatgagatccttttcaagctcaaatgccccctccaagcaattagagagtgttggcttcttatcatgacaagaatcaATGGTAGAatcatcagtgaacaatgccaccttagatgtgagaatatctggaagatcgttaatgtaaatcaAAAAGAGTACAGGGCCAAggacagaaccttgaggaacccctgaagttacagaataagaagagtgCTTTCCATTGAGggcaacttttatactacgattggaaaggaaggattcaataatcttaaagatctTACCAGATATACcacaagaaaaaagtttatagagaagaccagcattcccaattttatcaaaagctttagaaatgtcaagagcaatggccttaacctcatcacctttatctaatgcacaataagaCCTATCTGTTATTACTTTTAGCATATCAGCTGTAGAgtgagaagatcgaaatccatattgatgatcagaaagtaagttattagattcaagatgagagattaagtgtttgttaattaaggattcaaaaaccttgcttatgataggaagaaaacTAATGGTAGTTaaacgaatcagatcgctctccagaatttttgaaaataaggatAACAGTTGCCACTTTCCAGCAGGCttgaaaacaagactctgataagcacttgttgaatagctttgaaagtatagatgacagctctggagaacacttcttcAAGACTaaaacaggtatgttgtctgggccacaagctgtagaagagtttaaacaggaaatcactttagattcagaagctggagtgatatgaatgtcaagcaatggatcaacctgtttgatggctatatcaggtagaacgcaactagtggaatcaagaaatgatattgatgaaaagttcttagcaaacaattcagctttgtctttaggagaggtgacaaagtctgaaccaaaaaagagaggtggaattacagattcGCCCTTAGTATTGATACaattaaagattctccaaaaGCCATGAGaacctaatttttgtgatgaaatataagatttcatgacctgagattagcgggctttggcgtcaggcaaaacctttttacaatggtttctagcattaataaacagacgtctgttttctggagaattattttgctgatagatataaaagtaatggttttgattggcaattgcagcagcacaatgtgaggaaaaccatggtgaagagtgaggcttgacctggaattgtcgattgaaaacaaaagattacatgccagcctgaatccacaaagttatgtaagaagcgcATTTGTcgacaggaagacgaaagatttctatccaagggccatcacaaaaaGAGTCCCAGTCTGCTTataggtagttgtaagaggtacgatAATAGGGGGATTTGGATGATGAACAAGagtgagataatagttttagagagattaaactgtgatcagaagtacctaaagGTGAaggtggagaaactgagcactgactaggatcagaaacaagacataagtcgagtagagtaAGGTAAATTATTCAGGTTGTCTtcaaagcgagttggaaagtttaCTATTTTAGTTAGGGATTGAGAGAAGCTAAAGTTGTAGGCTTTAATGCccgcagagtcactgacactaaagccaagccatttagtgtgatAAGCATTAAAGACACTGACAGCAACAATATTAGCTGATGCATAAAGCTGATgcaagagagagggcttggtcaatttgatcagaaataacatcaaaaagagtgcagtcttgagaatTTTATGCTGACAAATGCTACCATGCTGTTGGCAAACTTATAGCACGCATATCACCTCTGAAATTTTGAGGATAGCAAGTATTGCAATAAAGAAAATGATTTATGATATTTGAGCAATTTGTGATGATGATTACTACTTGAGAAATATCTtataagacttttattttttccacCTACCCAAGGTTAATGGGTAATTCTATGTCAAAACAGTAGGCTCGTGTCAACTCATGTTTttggttttgtttaattttttatatgttataggGTTTATGATAATCAGGAAAATCTGAAATTTAGAACCTCCAATTCCTTATCGTGAGATATTCATGtttccattttcttttttatgctgACTTGGCATATTTTTATACAGCctatttttgtcatttaataacaatattttatgaatGAAATGAGATATCATCCTGAGATTTGGCACATAAACAATTTTCCACAtgtaaattgaataaaaaaggcATATAGTTTGGGGTATTTTGATAGAGAAAATAGTGATGTCACTTTGGcaattttttatgcattattacaacttaaaatatttgtatcaaACATCactaatgataataaatatattattgcatTTTAAGACTTTTCTAATGCAGCCTTTTAAGCTTATAAAATGCTGAATCCATATAATTTATTTCACTTCATGACAAAATCAGCTATTTCTCTCTCACTTTCATGACAAAAGCTCACATTCATGACAAAATCAgctatttcttattttatgttgtaaaaagttatttttaatgtctttttgagggcaataataagttaatactttattttcaattttttagtgGTTAGGCTCAAAATGAGGGAGGGGGGGAGGAGAGCGGGATGTAATTAGGATTTTGCCTACACCCTccccttttttctttttttttctttttttttcttttttttttattcttttttttttttttttttttcaaacacataAAGACAAGTGaacaggaaaaaaattttatgtggctaaattttgtcaattatacatacatacttaactatatttgaaaaaataacatgcaaatataaaaataatgacccatttgaaatttttccattaatctttattattttgttcaacAATTGTCAATCATGTAATATTCAAGGGATATAAAATTCTTCCTAAGTAAcaagaaacaaatatttacaacatGAAATCTAAACAGAAGCAACAAATTAATCGAGGAAGGACATAAaaggctttatttaaaaagataacaaaatgttttcctttacaaaaaaattagctttaataaataaatttattatttataattatttataattataaataataaatttataattaaatttataattattgctCTATGCTGCCTCTAAAAAgctaaatagaaaaatttgtaacaaaacaaaacttttattgccataacaaaattagtaaaatattagttgttttttttgggaggttttttttttttttttttttttgaaggcaAGGGGGTGA
This portion of the Hydra vulgaris chromosome 13, alternate assembly HydraT2T_AEP genome encodes:
- the LOC136090316 gene encoding small ribosomal subunit protein uS11-like — protein: MFSTSTTGKIVTWFQKNNLNKLFTTFNVLNVKAVAPKDVPVKKKSKFPTSNLVTKPETEFSDLPIVIVKATYNNTLCYLTDHKGITATWTSAGIEGFKNSKRGTNYAGKVAAESLAKKANDLGVNKVRLKVRGMGPGRMDAVKALASILDVVSITDTTPIPHNGPRPKKQRRL